Proteins co-encoded in one Kutzneria chonburiensis genomic window:
- a CDS encoding IclR family transcriptional regulator — protein MPDAQPKPPSGLIGSVQRALRVLETVADGGDGITAKAVARRTGFKLSTTYHLLNTLVHEGYLVRLANARGFGLGYKLPELHDSLKAQLSVTPEIAYTLRDLHIRAQAAMYYAVVRDDELVVAEVADSPEHRKAEPLDLGFDRSAHATSFGKVLLAAMSPAARRHYLAGAGLARLTNRTITRLEDLDRELALVRKTGIAAEIEEFQPGLACLATPVRDAEGRTKAAVALSVPVKEFAKRRRQLETLIRNGGEELSRLHS, from the coding sequence ATGCCCGACGCCCAGCCGAAACCGCCGAGTGGGCTGATCGGTTCGGTGCAGCGAGCGCTGAGGGTGCTGGAGACGGTGGCGGACGGGGGCGACGGGATCACGGCGAAGGCGGTGGCCCGGCGTACCGGCTTCAAGCTGTCGACGACGTACCACCTGCTGAACACGCTGGTCCACGAGGGCTACCTGGTCAGGCTGGCCAACGCGAGGGGCTTCGGACTGGGCTACAAGCTGCCGGAGCTGCACGACAGCCTGAAGGCGCAGCTGTCGGTCACGCCGGAAATCGCCTACACGCTGAGGGACCTGCACATCAGGGCGCAGGCGGCGATGTACTACGCGGTGGTCCGCGACGACGAGCTGGTGGTGGCGGAGGTGGCGGACTCGCCGGAGCACCGCAAGGCGGAGCCGCTGGATCTGGGGTTCGACCGCTCGGCCCACGCGACGTCGTTCGGCAAGGTGCTGCTGGCGGCGATGTCGCCGGCGGCGCGGCGGCACTACCTGGCCGGGGCGGGCCTGGCGAGGCTGACGAACCGGACGATCACCCGGCTCGAGGATCTGGACCGCGAGCTGGCGCTGGTCCGCAAGACGGGCATCGCGGCGGAGATCGAGGAGTTCCAGCCGGGCCTGGCCTGCCTGGCCACGCCGGTACGGGACGCGGAAGGCCGCACGAAGGCGGCGGTGGCCCTGTCGGTCCCGGTCAAGGAGTTCGCGAAGCGGCGCCGGCAGCTGGAGACGCTGATCAGGAACGGCGGCGAAGAGCTGTCCAGGCTGCACTCCTGA
- a CDS encoding serine hydrolase domain-containing protein, with the protein MSDEVIQVPIHKELDALFGQHTVAGHSRGLVYGVTDGDGLAHAAGFGAVDEQDRVPDADVVFPIASMTKSFIACAVLIARDQGRLSLHDPITKHIPEFVLANGEGDVPTIEMLLGMCGGLTEDNAWVDPFINTPTEDLLAQVAKGVRLSHRPGAVFEYSNLGFTLAGLALSRAVGRPLAEFVAEELLRPLGLTSTFADTAVPEDLPRAVGYSLDTDGNWVAYPPETSDAFLAAGGLVSTVRDLARWITWLGSAFRPVRTDDLPVLSRLSRRDLQRVRVFRPLALSLTGIGQAKLSSSGYALGLGVTTDLHRGTVISHTGGLPGFWLAMAWHPESGHGAVVLTNGNRGNPATLCVEALGRLLDHNQAPAATAALWPETVALREQADSLVRHWDDELAARIFAENIDFDRPLAQRRAEIDQLVAEVGPLLDGPSTVVSAATAADITWSIPAERGELLCMIHLTPVEPARIQEFVVKAVPAGRPRPNIELERSFGNAYLTPAANVRVTFPGAE; encoded by the coding sequence ATGTCCGATGAAGTGATCCAGGTGCCGATCCACAAGGAACTCGACGCGCTGTTCGGCCAGCACACGGTGGCCGGGCACTCGCGGGGGCTGGTCTACGGCGTCACCGACGGGGACGGGCTGGCGCACGCGGCCGGGTTCGGCGCGGTCGACGAGCAGGACCGCGTGCCCGACGCGGACGTGGTCTTCCCGATCGCGTCGATGACCAAGAGCTTCATCGCCTGTGCGGTGCTGATCGCCCGCGACCAGGGCAGGCTGTCCCTGCACGACCCGATCACCAAGCACATCCCCGAGTTCGTGCTCGCCAACGGCGAGGGGGACGTGCCGACGATCGAGATGCTGCTGGGCATGTGCGGCGGTCTGACCGAGGACAACGCCTGGGTGGACCCGTTCATCAACACGCCCACGGAGGACCTGCTCGCCCAGGTGGCCAAGGGTGTTCGCCTCAGTCACCGGCCGGGCGCGGTGTTCGAGTACTCCAACCTCGGGTTCACGCTGGCCGGCCTGGCGCTGAGCCGGGCGGTCGGCCGGCCGCTGGCGGAGTTCGTCGCCGAAGAACTGCTGCGGCCGCTGGGCCTGACGTCGACGTTCGCCGACACGGCGGTGCCCGAGGACCTGCCGCGTGCCGTCGGCTATTCGCTGGACACGGACGGGAACTGGGTCGCCTACCCGCCGGAGACCTCGGACGCGTTTCTCGCCGCCGGGGGACTGGTGAGCACGGTGCGCGACCTCGCGCGGTGGATCACCTGGCTGGGCTCGGCGTTCCGGCCGGTGCGAACCGACGACCTGCCGGTGCTGAGCCGGCTGTCCCGACGAGACCTCCAGCGGGTGCGCGTGTTCCGGCCACTGGCATTGAGCCTGACCGGGATCGGGCAGGCCAAGCTGAGCTCCAGCGGATACGCCCTCGGCCTGGGGGTCACGACCGACCTGCATCGCGGAACGGTCATCTCGCACACCGGCGGTCTCCCCGGATTCTGGCTCGCCATGGCCTGGCACCCCGAATCCGGCCATGGCGCGGTCGTGCTGACCAACGGCAACCGTGGCAACCCGGCCACGCTCTGCGTCGAGGCGCTCGGCCGGCTGCTGGACCACAACCAGGCCCCGGCGGCCACTGCCGCACTGTGGCCGGAGACGGTCGCGCTTCGCGAGCAGGCCGACTCGCTCGTCCGGCACTGGGACGATGAGCTGGCCGCCCGGATCTTCGCCGAGAACATCGACTTCGACCGGCCGCTGGCGCAGCGCCGGGCGGAAATCGATCAACTCGTGGCTGAGGTCGGTCCGTTGCTCGACGGCCCGTCGACCGTCGTCTCGGCCGCCACCGCCGCCGACATCACCTGGTCGATTCCCGCCGAGCGCGGGGAACTGCTGTGCATGATCCACCTGACTCCGGTGGAACCGGCACGCATTCAGGAGTTCGTCGTGAAGGCCGTCCCCGCTGGTCGACCGCGACCGAACATCGAGCTGGAACGCAGCTTCGGGAACGCCTACCTCACGCCGGCGGCCAACGTCCGGGTCACGTTCCCGGGGGCTGAATAA
- the trpS gene encoding tryptophan--tRNA ligase: protein MLDQIKANPSQYRVLTGDRPTGPLHLGHLFGTLQNRVRLQELGVELFVIVADYQVLTDRDVADRLGETVDELLLDYLAVGIDPERATVFTHSAVPALNQLLLPFLSLVTVPELQRNPTVKDEIAHSRQHAVSGLMFTYPVHQAADILFCKGNLVPVGRDQLPHVEVTRLVARRFNERYGPVFPTPNALLSSAPVLLGTDGTKMSKSRHNAIAISSTADETARLLKSARTDADPVVTYDPVARPAVSSLVLLGSLCLGIPPEEFAASLAPGAAALKRTVTEAVNEFLAPMRARRAAYAADLTYVRKILRVGNERANAIAEDTLAEVRTAMGMAY from the coding sequence ATGTTGGATCAGATCAAGGCCAATCCGTCGCAGTACCGGGTGCTGACCGGCGATCGGCCGACCGGGCCGCTGCACCTCGGGCACCTGTTCGGCACCCTGCAGAACCGGGTCCGGCTGCAGGAGCTCGGCGTCGAGCTGTTCGTGATCGTCGCCGACTACCAGGTGCTGACCGACCGGGACGTCGCCGACCGGCTCGGCGAGACCGTCGACGAGCTGCTGCTGGACTACCTGGCCGTCGGCATCGACCCCGAGCGCGCCACCGTGTTCACGCACAGCGCCGTGCCCGCCTTGAACCAGCTCCTGTTGCCGTTCCTCAGCCTGGTTACCGTGCCCGAGCTCCAGCGCAACCCCACCGTCAAGGACGAGATCGCCCATTCGCGGCAGCACGCCGTCAGCGGCCTGATGTTCACCTATCCCGTGCACCAGGCCGCCGACATCTTGTTCTGCAAGGGAAATCTCGTGCCCGTCGGCCGGGACCAGCTGCCCCACGTCGAGGTCACCCGACTTGTCGCCCGGCGGTTCAACGAGCGCTACGGTCCCGTTTTCCCCACTCCCAACGCCTTGCTGTCGTCGGCCCCCGTGCTGCTCGGCACCGATGGCACCAAGATGAGCAAGAGCCGCCACAACGCCATCGCGATCTCTTCGACCGCCGACGAGACCGCCCGCCTGCTCAAATCCGCCCGCACCGACGCCGATCCCGTGGTCACCTACGACCCCGTCGCACGGCCCGCCGTTTCCAGCCTCGTCCTGCTCGGCTCGCTCTGCCTCGGCATCCCGCCCGAGGAGTTCGCCGCTTCCCTAGCCCCCGGTGCCGCTGCGCTGAAGCGCACCGTCACCGAGGCCGTCAACGAGTTCCTCGCCCCCATGCGCGCCCGCCGCGCCGCCTACGCCGCCGACCTGACCTACGTCCGCAAGATCCTCCGCGTCGGCAACGAGCGTGCCAACGCCATCGCCGAGGACACCCTCGCCGAAGTCCGCACCGCTATGGGCATGGCCTACTGA
- a CDS encoding MMPL family transporter: MSSFLYRLGRAAARGRVLVLAVWLVVLAAAGGGALLLNQGTDDTFAIPGSESQDALDHLKRVFPETAGTSAQLVVVAPGRVDTPAVKAAVADAVNQIKKVDQVATAVDPFDNGVSRDGRAALIAVPLTVQQPQLHASTKTALTSIADDLAAKTGTHVYTGGDAFSNRVPKLSPTEGIGLVIALLVLLLMFRSIIAAFMPLITAVLGVGVSISLVYATTLVVPISSTAPMLAVMLGLAVGIDYALFLLSRHRDQLADGLDVEESIARATATAGSAVIFAGLTVVIALLGLAVAGIPFLTTMGIAAAVAVALAVGIAVTLVPALMALAGQRLRPKTKRAKRKRAKPQIARWWVRTVTKVPLLTVVLVVAGLAVCAIPAVDLRLALPDNGTEEQGSPARDTYDVVSQHFGAGYNGPLIVTADIITSTDPVGLVNKIAGEIRTMPGVAAVPLATPNPKGDTGIIQVIPTTAPDSPQTDDLVRRLRDQEPHFQDTYGTKTAVTGITAVGIDVSAQLGSALLPFGILVVGLSLILLAMVFRSIWVPVKATAGYLLSVGVAFGATAFVFDQGHLAAALGVTHTGSVISFLPIILMGVLFGLAMDYEVFLVSRIREEYVHNRDPHRAIENGFISASRVVVAAAVIMFAVFAAFVPEGSATIKPIAFSLAVGVFVDAFVVRMTLVPAVLALLGHRAWGLPPKLDRALPVFDAEGDSLVHELRLADWPGVDEAISARGIGVDDDRGRPVYRGVDLHAARGSVVVLHGAGKTALLYTIAGRVTKLNGDLKVLGRVLPQHVHALRREVTVIGCRDSAAPASEVAMALADDIELVLIDDADLVLRTDERDALRDLIARRRTAAGRPVTVVLSCQHPARLADLLPADAALFSLAQPVEVH, encoded by the coding sequence GTGTCCTCCTTCCTCTACCGCCTGGGTCGGGCCGCGGCCCGGGGCCGGGTGCTGGTGCTGGCCGTGTGGCTGGTCGTGCTGGCCGCCGCGGGCGGTGGCGCGCTGCTGCTCAACCAGGGCACCGACGACACGTTCGCCATCCCCGGCTCCGAGTCGCAGGATGCGCTCGACCACCTCAAGCGGGTCTTCCCGGAGACCGCCGGCACCTCGGCCCAGCTGGTGGTCGTGGCCCCGGGGCGGGTCGACACCCCGGCGGTCAAGGCCGCCGTGGCCGACGCCGTGAACCAGATCAAGAAGGTCGACCAGGTCGCGACGGCCGTAGACCCCTTCGACAACGGTGTTTCCAGGGATGGCCGTGCGGCGCTGATCGCCGTGCCGCTGACCGTGCAGCAGCCGCAGCTGCACGCGTCGACCAAGACCGCGCTCACGAGCATTGCCGACGATCTGGCCGCCAAGACCGGCACGCACGTCTACACCGGCGGCGACGCGTTCTCCAACCGCGTGCCCAAGCTCAGCCCGACCGAGGGCATCGGCCTGGTCATCGCGTTGCTGGTGCTGCTGCTGATGTTCCGCTCGATCATCGCCGCGTTCATGCCGCTGATCACGGCCGTGCTGGGCGTCGGCGTCTCGATCAGCCTGGTCTACGCCACGACGCTGGTGGTGCCGATCTCGTCCACGGCCCCGATGCTCGCGGTGATGCTGGGGCTGGCCGTCGGCATCGACTACGCCCTGTTCCTGCTGTCACGCCATCGAGACCAGCTGGCCGACGGGCTCGACGTCGAGGAGTCCATCGCCCGCGCGACGGCGACCGCCGGCTCGGCGGTGATCTTCGCCGGGCTGACGGTGGTGATCGCCCTGCTGGGCCTGGCCGTCGCCGGCATTCCTTTCCTCACCACCATGGGCATCGCGGCGGCGGTCGCGGTCGCGCTGGCCGTCGGCATCGCGGTCACGCTCGTGCCGGCGCTGATGGCTTTGGCCGGACAACGGCTGCGGCCGAAAACCAAGCGGGCCAAGCGGAAGCGGGCCAAGCCGCAGATCGCCCGGTGGTGGGTGCGGACGGTGACCAAGGTGCCGCTGCTGACCGTGGTGCTGGTGGTCGCCGGCTTGGCGGTATGCGCGATCCCGGCCGTCGATCTCCGGCTTGCCTTGCCGGACAACGGGACCGAGGAGCAGGGCAGCCCCGCCCGCGACACGTACGACGTGGTCAGCCAGCACTTCGGCGCGGGCTACAACGGGCCGCTGATCGTCACCGCGGACATCATCACCAGCACCGACCCGGTCGGCCTGGTGAACAAGATCGCCGGCGAGATCCGGACCATGCCCGGCGTGGCCGCGGTGCCGCTGGCCACGCCCAACCCCAAGGGCGACACCGGCATCATCCAGGTAATCCCGACCACCGCACCGGACTCGCCGCAGACCGACGATCTGGTGCGCCGGCTGCGCGACCAGGAACCGCACTTCCAGGACACGTACGGCACGAAGACGGCCGTCACCGGTATCACCGCGGTCGGCATCGACGTGTCGGCGCAGCTCGGCAGCGCCTTGCTGCCGTTCGGGATCCTGGTCGTCGGGCTGTCGCTGATCCTGCTGGCCATGGTGTTCCGCTCGATCTGGGTGCCGGTCAAGGCCACCGCCGGCTACCTGTTGTCGGTCGGCGTGGCCTTCGGCGCCACGGCTTTCGTGTTCGACCAGGGACATCTGGCCGCCGCGCTCGGCGTGACGCACACCGGCAGCGTGATCAGCTTCCTGCCGATCATCCTGATGGGTGTCCTCTTCGGACTGGCCATGGACTACGAGGTGTTCCTGGTGTCGCGGATCCGTGAGGAGTACGTGCACAACAGGGATCCGCACCGGGCCATCGAGAACGGCTTCATCTCGGCGTCCCGGGTTGTCGTGGCTGCGGCGGTGATCATGTTCGCGGTGTTCGCCGCGTTCGTGCCGGAGGGCAGTGCGACGATCAAGCCGATCGCGTTCAGCCTGGCCGTCGGCGTGTTCGTGGACGCCTTCGTGGTGCGGATGACGTTGGTGCCGGCGGTGTTGGCGCTGCTCGGCCACCGGGCCTGGGGCCTGCCGCCGAAGCTGGACCGGGCGCTGCCGGTGTTCGACGCCGAGGGCGACTCCCTGGTGCACGAGCTGCGGCTGGCCGACTGGCCCGGCGTTGACGAAGCGATCAGCGCCCGCGGCATCGGTGTGGACGACGACCGCGGCCGTCCGGTCTACCGGGGCGTCGACCTCCACGCAGCTCGAGGTTCCGTGGTGGTGCTGCACGGCGCCGGCAAGACCGCTTTGCTGTACACGATTGCCGGTCGTGTCACCAAGTTGAACGGGGACCTCAAGGTACTCGGGCGGGTGTTGCCTCAGCACGTGCATGCCCTGCGGCGCGAGGTCACGGTGATCGGCTGCCGGGACAGCGCCGCCCCGGCCAGTGAGGTGGCGATGGCATTGGCCGACGACATCGAGCTGGTGCTGATCGACGACGCCGACCTGGTGTTGCGCACCGATGAGCGGGATGCGTTGCGGGACTTGATCGCCCGCCGCCGCACCGCCGCCGGACGGCCGGTGACGGTGGTGTTGAGCTGCCAGCATCCGGCCCGCCTTGCCGATCTGCTGCCGGCCGACGCCGCCCTGTTCTCCCTCGCCCAGCCCGTTGAGGTGCACTGA
- a CDS encoding YhgE/Pip family protein: MFKPFANSAQALAAGPLTWKTWTGLIAVPVLIMGLLTWALWSPDSDHSTATAAVVNNDQPVKVNGQLIPLGRQLAGDLTHSSDSAYKWVLTDASDADSGLDNGTYTAVVTIPQDFSARATSAAAGKPLDATRAVVDVKTSASAGVMDPSLSQRIADSTQQTLNNQVVETYLDNIYVGFTTIHGQLNQAADGADQLADGTRQLVPGAQQLADGAAKLAAGTAQLATGSSQLANGLTQAERDTAQLPALTRQLANGAEQVAQGNEKLAATIVPLANRIIAAIDALPSATAAAADIQRLADQCSGDAQFCANLRQAAARLAADADKIDAAKTSIRAQAVQVRDGIQALANGSRQVASGNAQLAKQSGALAQGIASAADGARQLDAGVQQANSGAQQLADGSQQLNTGVGKVNDGTQQLASSLDKGRNQVPSYTDAERNHLKTIAASPTATATDSTPSNILAITLFAVLALWALALATYLVTRAVPDAVLTAREATWSIIIRAALPGATAAALAAVAITAIAIPALHLGVGGSFEFLGVALLAAFAFVSLNQAVTAIFGRAGRLASLAVLVLASATGIVSTLPGPLYALAAYLPTHGAVLGLRAAATGDAGLYTGIAELAAWLVVGVLTAILVTDRRRYLSTRRLRLAVA; this comes from the coding sequence ATGTTCAAGCCGTTCGCCAATTCCGCCCAGGCGCTGGCCGCCGGCCCGCTGACGTGGAAGACCTGGACCGGTCTCATCGCCGTGCCGGTGCTGATCATGGGCCTGCTGACGTGGGCGCTGTGGTCGCCGGACAGCGATCACAGCACCGCGACCGCGGCGGTGGTCAACAACGACCAGCCGGTGAAGGTCAACGGGCAGCTCATCCCGCTCGGCCGGCAGCTGGCCGGCGACCTCACGCACAGCTCGGACTCGGCCTACAAGTGGGTGCTGACCGACGCGTCCGACGCGGATTCGGGGCTGGACAACGGAACCTACACCGCCGTCGTGACAATCCCGCAGGACTTCTCGGCCCGTGCGACCTCGGCCGCCGCCGGCAAGCCGCTCGACGCCACCCGGGCCGTGGTCGACGTGAAGACGTCCGCCAGTGCTGGCGTGATGGATCCCTCGCTGTCGCAACGGATCGCCGACAGCACCCAGCAGACCCTGAACAACCAGGTCGTCGAGACCTACCTGGACAACATCTACGTCGGCTTCACCACCATCCACGGCCAGCTCAACCAGGCCGCCGACGGCGCGGACCAGCTGGCCGACGGCACGCGTCAACTTGTGCCCGGGGCGCAACAACTTGCCGACGGGGCGGCCAAGCTCGCCGCCGGCACGGCGCAGCTGGCGACCGGTTCGAGTCAGCTCGCCAACGGGTTGACCCAAGCCGAACGGGACACCGCGCAGCTGCCGGCGTTGACGCGGCAGCTCGCGAACGGGGCGGAGCAAGTCGCGCAGGGCAACGAGAAGCTGGCCGCGACGATCGTTCCGTTGGCCAACCGCATCATCGCCGCCATCGACGCCCTGCCGTCGGCCACCGCGGCGGCGGCCGACATTCAGCGGCTGGCCGACCAGTGCAGCGGTGACGCCCAGTTCTGCGCCAACCTTCGCCAAGCGGCGGCCCGGCTGGCGGCCGACGCCGACAAGATCGACGCCGCCAAGACGTCGATTCGGGCCCAGGCCGTGCAGGTCCGTGACGGCATTCAGGCGCTGGCCAACGGTTCCCGTCAGGTGGCCAGCGGAAACGCCCAGCTGGCCAAGCAGTCCGGGGCGCTCGCGCAGGGCATCGCCTCCGCCGCCGATGGTGCCCGGCAGCTCGATGCCGGTGTGCAGCAGGCGAATTCCGGTGCGCAGCAGCTGGCCGACGGCTCGCAGCAGCTGAACACCGGTGTGGGCAAGGTGAACGACGGCACCCAGCAGTTGGCGTCCTCCTTGGACAAGGGACGCAACCAGGTTCCCAGCTACACCGACGCGGAACGCAATCACCTCAAGACGATTGCCGCCAGCCCGACCGCGACCGCCACGGACAGCACGCCCTCGAACATACTGGCCATCACACTGTTCGCGGTGTTGGCCTTGTGGGCCTTGGCTTTGGCGACCTATCTGGTCACGCGGGCCGTGCCGGACGCGGTGCTCACCGCCCGCGAGGCGACGTGGAGCATCATCATCCGGGCCGCCCTGCCCGGCGCGACGGCCGCAGCACTGGCCGCCGTCGCCATCACCGCGATCGCGATTCCCGCGCTGCATCTGGGCGTTGGCGGCTCGTTCGAGTTCCTCGGCGTCGCGCTGCTGGCGGCGTTCGCCTTCGTGTCGCTCAACCAGGCCGTGACGGCCATCTTCGGCCGCGCCGGGCGGCTCGCTTCTCTTGCCGTGCTCGTGCTGGCGTCGGCCACCGGCATCGTGTCCACGCTGCCAGGCCCGCTCTATGCCCTGGCCGCGTACCTACCCACGCATGGCGCCGTACTCGGGCTGCGAGCCGCCGCGACCGGCGACGCCGGCCTTTACACCGGCATCGCCGAGCTCGCCGCGTGGCTGGTGGTCGGCGTGCTGACGGCGATCCTCGTCACCGACCGCCGTCGCTACCTGTCCACGCGACGACTCCGGCTCGCGGTGGCCTAG
- a CDS encoding amidohydrolase family protein, with the protein MLRIDTHQHVIPPRYAEWMRDKGIRPGGVDLPSWSESSALKFMDGHDIQTGILSLSTPGVWFGDSGEARSWAREINEFCAAVVARRPSRFGFFATVTLPDVEGALAEATYALDELHADGIVLLANNDGRYLGDPAFAPFLEFLHRRSVAVFVHPGELPAPEVPGIPTFTADFLLDTTRTAISLILSGSMDRYPDIKFILAHAGGFVPYISYRILLTMLNAKNKAQQLWTLVDQKHQVPKYLAVLRQFYYDIALSASPAALPSLLEVAAPDHITYGSDFPFAPAVAVGFINKQYENYQLTPSLRAAIDRGNSEALFPRLKV; encoded by the coding sequence ATGCTGCGTATCGACACACACCAACACGTGATCCCGCCCCGCTACGCGGAATGGATGCGGGACAAGGGAATCCGGCCCGGCGGCGTCGACCTGCCGTCGTGGTCGGAGTCGTCCGCGCTGAAGTTCATGGACGGGCACGACATCCAGACCGGGATCCTGTCGCTGTCCACGCCCGGCGTGTGGTTCGGCGACTCCGGTGAGGCGCGGTCCTGGGCGCGCGAGATCAACGAGTTCTGCGCTGCCGTGGTGGCCCGGCGGCCGTCGCGCTTCGGCTTCTTCGCCACGGTTACGTTGCCCGACGTCGAAGGCGCGTTGGCCGAGGCGACGTATGCCCTGGACGAGCTGCACGCCGACGGCATCGTGTTGCTGGCCAACAACGACGGCCGCTACCTGGGGGATCCGGCCTTCGCCCCGTTTCTCGAGTTCCTGCACCGGCGTTCCGTCGCCGTCTTCGTGCACCCCGGCGAGCTGCCGGCGCCCGAGGTGCCCGGCATCCCCACGTTCACCGCGGACTTCCTGCTCGACACCACGCGTACCGCGATCAGCCTGATCCTGTCCGGCTCGATGGACCGGTACCCGGACATCAAGTTCATCCTCGCCCACGCCGGCGGGTTCGTGCCCTACATCTCGTACCGCATCCTGCTGACCATGCTGAACGCCAAGAACAAGGCGCAGCAGCTGTGGACCCTGGTCGACCAGAAGCACCAGGTGCCCAAGTATCTGGCCGTGCTGCGGCAGTTCTACTACGACATCGCCCTGTCGGCGAGCCCGGCCGCGCTGCCCAGCCTGCTCGAGGTGGCCGCCCCCGACCACATCACCTACGGCAGCGACTTCCCGTTCGCGCCGGCCGTGGCCGTCGGCTTCATCAACAAGCAGTACGAGAACTACCAGCTGACGCCTTCGTTGCGGGCCGCGATCGACCGTGGCAACTCGGAGGCGTTGTTCCCCCGGTTGAAGGTATGA
- a CDS encoding TetR/AcrR family transcriptional regulator, which yields MTGTTRRRAQTRERLIDAAYEVFSELGIRDAPVELICERAGFTRGAFYSNFASKEELFLAVYEVQMQERVDRLRAAVRAAIDAADTTDPDVATDVLRQAGALFMESLTADRTWYLLTAEFHAQALRQEELRGPTSAAQQRFHDSLAEILLSALDRLAFRLTVDPRSAVVTITGLYTTMLERTIIDGSDEDGSYVTDVLPRLFAALIVPSDKDI from the coding sequence ATGACGGGAACGACACGGCGGCGCGCGCAGACCCGCGAGCGGCTGATCGATGCCGCCTACGAGGTGTTCAGCGAGCTGGGCATCCGGGACGCGCCGGTGGAGCTGATCTGCGAGCGCGCCGGCTTCACACGCGGCGCGTTCTATTCCAACTTCGCCAGCAAGGAAGAGCTGTTCCTGGCCGTGTACGAGGTGCAGATGCAGGAGCGCGTCGACCGGCTGCGGGCCGCCGTGCGCGCCGCGATCGACGCCGCCGACACCACCGACCCCGACGTCGCGACCGACGTGCTCCGGCAGGCCGGCGCGCTGTTCATGGAATCGCTGACCGCGGACCGGACCTGGTACCTGCTGACCGCCGAGTTCCACGCCCAGGCGCTGCGCCAGGAGGAGCTGCGCGGGCCGACTTCCGCGGCCCAGCAACGGTTCCACGACAGCCTGGCCGAGATCCTGCTGTCGGCGCTGGACCGGCTGGCGTTCCGGCTGACCGTGGACCCGCGCAGTGCCGTCGTGACCATCACCGGGCTCTACACCACCATGCTCGAGCGCACGATCATCGACGGCTCGGACGAGGACGGCAGCTACGTCACCGACGTGCTGCCCCGGCTGTTCGCCGCCCTGATCGTGCCGTCAGACAAGGACATCTGA